Proteins encoded together in one Prevotella scopos JCM 17725 window:
- the ung gene encoding uracil-DNA glycosylase yields the protein MEWILEESWREKLKDEMDEPYYRELVDKVQEEYEKYENETCYPPEDKIFNAFNLCPFDKVKVVIMGQDPYFNPGQAMGLSFSVPDGVKLPPSLKTLYRALGINLNGINQPSGDLTRWAEQGVLLLNTVLTVREKQAKSHHKYKWQLFTDAVVRALNKEREHIVFMLWGRIAQRKERFIRTDNGRHMVLKAVHPVARRYGGWDGKEHFTCCNNYLIEHKIARVDWMIVSEKLTSE from the coding sequence TGGATGAACCCTACTACAGGGAATTGGTTGATAAGGTGCAAGAGGAGTATGAGAAGTATGAGAATGAGACTTGCTATCCGCCAGAAGATAAGATTTTCAATGCCTTTAATCTTTGTCCTTTTGATAAGGTAAAGGTTGTCATTATGGGGCAGGATCCTTATTTCAATCCTGGTCAGGCTATGGGGCTGAGTTTTTCCGTGCCTGACGGTGTAAAGCTTCCGCCATCATTGAAGACTCTATATAGGGCACTTGGGATTAATCTCAATGGGATTAATCAGCCTTCGGGAGACCTTACACGCTGGGCTGAACAAGGTGTGTTGTTGTTGAATACGGTATTGACTGTGCGTGAGAAGCAAGCTAAAAGTCATCATAAATACAAGTGGCAGCTTTTTACGGATGCTGTTGTAAGGGCATTGAATAAAGAGCGTGAGCATATTGTCTTTATGTTATGGGGACGCATAGCGCAACGAAAGGAACGTTTTATACGTACGGATAATGGCAGGCATATGGTACTAAAGGCAGTGCATCCGGTAGCTCGACGTTATGGAGGATGGGATGGAAAAGAACATTTCACGTGCTGCAACAATTATTTAATTGAGCATAAAATTGCGCGTGTTGACTGGATGATCGTGAGTGAAAAGTTGACGAGTGAATAA
- a CDS encoding DUF3109 family protein, with protein sequence MGSTYDHIFMVGDVLVSPDIINVKFCCDLDKCHGQCCIEGDAGAPVTLDETMEIENVLDTVWGDLSASGQAVIDKQGVAYTDEEGELVTSIVGGKDCVFTCYENGCCLCALERSYRNGKTGFVKPISCSLYPIRVKDFGNGTCGINYHHWRICADARKKGEELNLPLYKFLKEPLTRRFGKEWYDELCEVALQLTSEQVDE encoded by the coding sequence ATGGGTAGTACGTATGATCATATTTTTATGGTGGGCGATGTGCTTGTTTCACCAGATATAATCAATGTGAAGTTTTGCTGTGACCTCGATAAGTGTCATGGTCAATGCTGTATTGAAGGAGATGCTGGCGCACCTGTGACCTTGGACGAGACAATGGAGATAGAGAATGTCCTTGATACAGTTTGGGGTGATTTGTCAGCCTCTGGGCAAGCTGTTATAGATAAACAGGGTGTCGCTTACACCGATGAAGAAGGCGAATTGGTGACGAGTATCGTTGGCGGTAAGGACTGCGTCTTCACTTGTTATGAGAACGGATGTTGTCTTTGTGCGCTGGAACGTTCTTATCGTAATGGTAAGACAGGCTTTGTAAAGCCCATTTCTTGTTCGTTGTATCCCATTAGAGTGAAAGACTTTGGTAATGGTACTTGTGGTATTAATTACCATCACTGGCGCATCTGTGCTGATGCAAGAAAAAAAGGAGAAGAACTAAATCTTCCCCTTTATAAGTTTTTGAAGGAACCCCTTACGCGTAGATTTGGTAAGGAGTGGTATGATGAATTGTGTGAGGTAGCTCTTCAGTTAACAAGTGAACAAGTTGACGAGTAG
- a CDS encoding AraC family transcriptional regulator codes for MNRKIRLLEVNVPQAKIVCPEGKSIDNDLILFEDITKVPLPNSPSRMKALFLALCTSGHAQYTVDTKMHEVSAGDVIIISEEQVVADYKLSDNCKGIALIMSYNFFQNIVSGIHELSPLFLFARTHPVFHLDDNQTKALENDIEHIKEKIADVGHRFRRELVVTMLKALIIDMSNIIYQFQQVGDEMQTRAEVIFRDFIQAVEKNYRTERRVSWYAQQLCITSKYLSETVRTVSRRTPSDWIDSYVTRELRVMLRNSTMSIKQIADELNFANQSFLGKYFKEHVGMSPSKFRKS; via the coding sequence ATGAACAGAAAGATAAGACTTCTAGAAGTTAATGTACCTCAAGCGAAAATAGTATGTCCAGAAGGAAAATCTATAGATAATGATCTTATTCTCTTTGAGGATATCACGAAAGTACCATTACCTAACAGTCCTTCTCGCATGAAAGCACTCTTCTTAGCCCTCTGTACGAGTGGTCATGCACAATATACCGTTGACACAAAGATGCATGAAGTAAGTGCAGGAGACGTCATTATTATCAGCGAAGAACAGGTTGTTGCCGATTACAAGCTATCTGATAATTGCAAGGGTATTGCACTCATTATGTCATATAATTTCTTCCAAAATATTGTTAGCGGTATTCACGAACTATCTCCTCTCTTCCTTTTCGCAAGAACTCACCCTGTTTTCCACCTTGACGACAATCAGACCAAGGCATTAGAAAACGACATAGAACATATCAAAGAAAAAATTGCTGATGTTGGTCACCGCTTCCGTCGTGAGTTGGTGGTGACGATGCTAAAAGCATTAATCATCGACATGAGTAACATCATCTATCAATTCCAACAAGTAGGTGACGAAATGCAGACACGTGCTGAGGTTATCTTCCGCGATTTCATACAAGCAGTGGAAAAGAACTATCGCACAGAAAGACGTGTCAGCTGGTATGCTCAACAGTTGTGTATCACATCGAAATATCTCTCTGAAACCGTACGCACTGTCAGCAGACGTACACCAAGCGACTGGATTGACTCCTACGTAACACGTGAGTTGCGAGTGATGCTTAGAAACAGTACGATGAGCATTAAGCAGATTGCTGATGAGCTAAACTTCGCTAATCAGAGCTTTTTGGGTAAATACTTTAAGGAACATGTGGGCATGAGTCCCTCGAAGTTTAGGAAGAGTTGA